Below is a window of Mycolicibacterium rhodesiae NBB3 DNA.
TCAGTGGGCGGTGCGGGTTGGCCTTGAGCCCGGCGAGCGGTGTCGGTCCCGATGTGGCGCAGGTAGCAGTGGCGGTCGTCGCCGTAGAACGCTTCGAACCCCTCACGGTTGAGCACCTCATTGAGCTGCCGCAGCGCGTTGAGACAGTCTGCGCCCTCGTTGTGCGTGGCCGCGGGGCTCATCAGCTGGTCGATGAGACGGCAGAAGACATCGGGCGGGTGAGCGGGGCCTTCGTGCGGCTCGGCCAGCATTTCGTCGATCACGTCGGCGATCCACCTGTGGCGCGTCGAACCGTCGTGGACGTAGTTGGTGTCCATGTCCTGAAAGAACTCGGTGATATAGCTGCTGGACAGGTACTCGAAGTACTTCGGCTCTTGCCCCGGCCCTGGATCTACCGGGCCGACGTTGCCGCAGACCAGGTCGGCGAGCGCTTCGGAGTTTCGACGACGAAATTTCATCACGACCATTGTCCTGTGCATCGCGGGACAAGAGCCATCAGGCGCGCGTGGCCAGGGCTACCGTTCGACCGTGCCGGGCGCGAACTCCATCACGGCCGTGCCACTGCTGCGCACCGAGAACCACCACGGGCCCTCTGGCGCCTTTTCGTGTTGGTTCTCGATGGCGGGCCACCTCGCGGTGAGCCGCGTCAACTGTGCCCACGCAGACTGCCCGCCGACCTTGCCGTGCAGGTGCACGACTTTGAGCTTGTGAGCGATCGCCAGCTCGGCCTCGACTGGTCGCGTCCGCAGGTGTCTGTCGTTGGTGATGACGATCCACCCGCGACGGCCGACGATCGGTATCCAGTCGGTGTCGAGGATTCCCAGCGGCAGGATGTCGTCGATAGGCGCACGCCCGAATCGAGCGGTGTCTTTGGGCACCGCAACGAGCCCCGCGCCGAGGCGAAGCAGGTTTTCATCGACAACGTAGGTGACGTTGTCGACTTCCAGCATCGCCGAGCCTTACGCCGCCACCAGCCGGGCCAGTTTGTACTTCTTGGTGTAGTCGATCGCGTCCTGGATCTGCTGCAGGCTTAACCCGTAGTCGGCGGCCAGGTCTTCGCGTTCCTCGCCGCTGTCGACCATTTGGGCGATCGTCACCGGCGACACGCGACGACCAACGAACGTTGGTTGCCCGCTGTATCGGCTTGGGTTGATGACGATTTCGGGAAACGCTTTGTCGGCGGGAAGCTCGACGATCACGGCTTCCCCGGCCTCATCGCGACCGGGTGTCGCGATGTTGGCAAGCCATCGGGCGTCGCCGAGCAGCGCCTGGCCCGTGCGGATCGTCACTTCGGCGTCTTTTAGGCCGATTTCCTCGCCGCTCATTGTCAGATCACGCTCGTGTGTCGACAGAAACGGCCGCAGGTGTGCCAGCGGGTACCGGACGTTGAATAGCGCGCGGAGCCGCTCTATCGCCGCGCGCTGTCGGACTATAGGCACTTTCCGGCGGTCGCGATATTCGGCGAGCATGCGAGTTTCGACGAACTCGCCCCACGTGACCCATGGCGTCTCTCGCGGTGCGACGCGCAGGATCGGCGGATGGTCCACGCCGCCGCGTTCGTAGCCGTTGATCCACCGCTTCGCGGTGCCCGCCGGTAGCCCAATCAGCTTGTCGACCTCGGCATACAAGTAGACCTCACGGTCGAGCATCGAGGTGACTGACATGGCCGCAAGCATGACACAACGCTATCGGCGGTTGCCGACAGTTCCGCTATCTGTCGAGGTTGTTGCTATTTCGTTGCCGGGCAAGGCCGTCACCGTATGCCGTTTCACTGCCGCTCCTGCTTCTGCAACGGCCAGCCAGCTCGTCAACGGTCCCGCCGCTCGCTGGGGTCGTTACGTTACGCTCAATAGGCTTCCTTGTTAGGTGGCTCGCCGATCGACTGAGCCCGCTCGTGTCGAGCTTCGGCCGTATTCGACTCGGCCGTATTCGTCGTGCAATCGGTGCCGTCATGATGATGTCGCGACCGCTAGGTGACGTAGCGCGACCATGGTTGGGCCGCCAGTTGTGCATGTCTTTGGGTGCAGTTGTGGCTGTAGCCCAGTAGGTTTGCCACGACGGGAGGAGGTATCTCGGCGACGAGGTTCTGCAGCGCGGAATTCCGTGCTCCGAGCAGATTAATACCCAGGGTGCGCAGCGCCACCATCATGGTGTGTGGATCGAGGTGCTTGCCGGCACGGTGGCCGGGGAATAGCCATGGGCTGGTGACCATGCCTCCGGCGGTTCGAAGGTTGGGCCGGTTGTGCAGGTGGCGTTTGAGCGTGTCGGCGAACGGTTCAGGCACTGGGACGGGTTCGGCCC
It encodes the following:
- a CDS encoding DUF433 domain-containing protein, with translation MLAAMSVTSMLDREVYLYAEVDKLIGLPAGTAKRWINGYERGGVDHPPILRVAPRETPWVTWGEFVETRMLAEYRDRRKVPIVRQRAAIERLRALFNVRYPLAHLRPFLSTHERDLTMSGEEIGLKDAEVTIRTGQALLGDARWLANIATPGRDEAGEAVIVELPADKAFPEIVINPSRYSGQPTFVGRRVSPVTIAQMVDSGEEREDLAADYGLSLQQIQDAIDYTKKYKLARLVAA